A region of Lycium barbarum isolate Lr01 chromosome 3, ASM1917538v2, whole genome shotgun sequence DNA encodes the following proteins:
- the LOC132632172 gene encoding LOW QUALITY PROTEIN: subtilisin-like protease SBT3.4 (The sequence of the model RefSeq protein was modified relative to this genomic sequence to represent the inferred CDS: substituted 1 base at 1 genomic stop codon) has product MSINHFLPSKLAFTALLLLFNFSDFLGVQANTESNVHIVYMGRRKHDDVELATSAHHQLLTSILGSQEAARDSIIYSYKHGFSGFAAKLTKSQAQKIAELPNVLHVVPNHFYKLHTTRSWDYLGLSTSAPPTNLLHQANMGDGIIIGVLDTGIWPESEAFNDKGLGPIPSRWKGHCQSGTKFDPAKACNRKLIGAKYFLKGFEAELGRPATKDPDFLNLELASPRDRNGHGTHTSSTAGGSFSPNASYHGLAYGTVRGGAPKARIATYKVCWNWFTGGCTFADIMMGIDEAIHDGVDILSLSLGLETPQYADVDMRSGIAFASFHAVMNGITVVCSGGNEGPYPQTIDNTSPWILTVAASSIDRSFPTLITLGNNRTFVGQSLYTGKKTGFISIAHPESSDLESKRFCDNLNTNDTWAAGKVVLCFLVKGDELVLSSTRQVVQEVGGLGLIVAKNPTRTLDYFTSDFPSIGVSTDVGAQILDYIRYSRXPQVKLSPTRTHVGKPVSTHLASFSSRGPNSVAPAILKPDIAAPGVNILAAIPPEETPYEFESGTSMAAPHISGIVALLRSLHPHWSPAAIKSALVTTALINDPHSGEPIVSEGNPNKIADPFDFGGGIVNANGAKDPGLVYDMGTFDYILYLCSMGYNNSAISVLIDQAASCPIKRPSILDVNLPSVTIPSLKKTVSIRRTITNVGPVNCKYKAIIEPPLGITIKVKPETLIFNSNTKKISFTLTISTTHKYTTGYYFGSLTWTDRVHQVRSPISVRTEFPELVG; this is encoded by the exons ATGAGCATCAACCACTTTCTTCCATCTAAATTGGCTTTCACTGCTCTTCTCCTTCTCTTCAACTTTTCAGACTTCTTAGGAGTTCAAGCAAATACTGAAAGCAAT GTTCACATCGTTTATATGGGAAGAAGGAAACACGATGATGTTGAACTCGCAACATCAGCTCACCATCAATTACTTACTTCAATACTGGGAAG TCAAGAAGCTGCACGAGATTCAATCATCTATAGTTACAAACATGGTTTCTCCGGCTTTGCAGCCAAGTTAACGAAATCCCAAGCCCAAAAGATTGCAG AATTACCTAATGTGCTCCATGTAGTTCCGAATCACTTTTACAAGTTGCACACAACAAGAAGTTGGGATTACCTTGGCCTGTCCACATCTGCTCCTCCAACAAACCTCCTTCATCAAGCCAACATGGGAGATGGTATCATCATAGGTGTCCTTGATACAG GAATATGGCCAGAAAGTGAAGCATTCAATGATAAAGGCCTAGGGCCAATACCTTCAAGATGGAAGGGCCATTGTCAGTCTGGTACTAAATTCGATCCAGCTAAGGCATGTAACAGGAAACTAATTGGAGCAAAATACTTTCTAAAAGGTTTTGAAGCAGAGCTTGGACGGCCAGCAACGAAGGATCCAGATTTTCTAAATCTTGAGCTCGCGTCACCAAGGGATAGAAATGGACATGGCACACACACATCAAGCACTGCAGGTGGATCCTTCTCACCAAATGCAAGTTACCATGGACTTGCTTATGGTACAGTTAGGGGTGGTGCACCTAAGGCACGGATTGCTACATACAAGGTGTGTTGGAATTGGTTTACTGGAGGATGTACCTTTGCTGATATAATGATGGGTATTGATGAAGCAATTCATGATGGAGTTGATATTTTATCCCTATCCCTTGGCTTAGAAACACCTCAGTATGCTGATGTAGATATGCGAAGTGGCATTGCTTTTGCATCCTTCCATGCTGTCATGAATGGAATTACAGTTGTTTGTTCTGGAGGAAATGAAGGACCATATCCTCAAACTATAGATAATACATCACCATGGATCCTAACTGTGGCAGCTTCTAGTATTGATAGGTCTTTTCCGACACTCATTACATTAGGCAACAATCGTACTTTTGTT GGTCAATCCCTGTATACTGGAAAGAAGACTGGTTTTATCAGCATTGCACATCCAGAAAGCTCTGATCTTGAAAGTAAACG CTTTTGCGACAACTTGAATACAAATGATACGTGGGCGGCTGGAAAAGTAGTGCTTTGCTTCCTTGTTAAAGGGGATGAGTTAGTTTTGTCATCAACTCGACAAGTTGTCCAGGAGGTTGGAGGCTTGGGATTAATTGTTGCTAAGAACCCAACTAGAACGCTGGATTATTTCACTTCTGACTTTCCAAGTATTGGAGTAAGTACTGATGTTGGAGCTCAAATACTCGATTACATTAGATACTCTAG GTAACCACAAGTAAAGCTAAGTCCTACCCGAACTCATGTTGGGAAACCGGTTTCAACACATCTTGCGTCCTTCTCATCCCGAGGTCCTAATTCTGTTGCACCAGCCATACTTAAG CCGGATATAGCAGCTCCCGGAGTCAATATATTGGCTGCCATTCCTCCTGAAGAAACTCCATACGAATTCGAATCAGGAACGTCTATGGCAGCTCCTCACATTTCCGGCATTGTCGCGTTGCTCAGGTCACTGCACCCACATTGGTCTCCAGCTGCTATCAAGTCTGCACTTGTTACAACAG CATTGATAAATGACCCACATTCTGGGGAGCCAATTGTATCTGAGGGCAATCCAAATAAGATTGCTGATCCGTTTGATTTCGGTGGGGGAATCGTGAACGCAAATGGTGCAAAAGATCCCGGTCTGGTCTATGATATGGGAACCTTTGACTACATTCTTTATTTGTGCTCAATGGGCTATAACAATAGTGCCATCAGTGTACTCATTGATCAAGCTGCATCTTGTCCAATCAAAAGGCCTTCGATTCTTGATGTTAATCTTCCTTCTGTAACCATACCTAGTCTCAAGAAAACAGTTAGTATTAGAAGAACAATCACCAACGTCGGACCAGTGAACTGCAAATATAAGGCCATCATTGAGCCTCCACTGGGCATTACCATAAAAGTAAAGCCTGAAACTTTGATATTCAACTCCAACACCAAGAAAATCTCTTTCACTCTCACAATTTCAACCACTCACAAATACACCACAGGCTATTATTTCGGGAGCTTAACTTGGACTGACAGGGTGCACCAAGTAAGAAGCCCTATATCTGTGAGAACCGAGTTCCCAGAACTTGTTGGCTAG